In Hymenobacter sublimis, a single genomic region encodes these proteins:
- the mce gene encoding methylmalonyl-CoA epimerase — translation MLTNLEHLGLAVKDLEAATALYTTLLGQAPYKREHVASEAVDTVFFQVGGSKIELVAGTSPESAITRYLDKKPEGIHHVAFEVDDIRAEMARLRAEGFVLLNEEPKPGADNKLVCFVHPKSAGGVLVELCQSIQ, via the coding sequence ATGCTCACCAACCTCGAACATCTCGGCCTTGCCGTCAAAGACCTAGAAGCGGCCACGGCCCTGTATACTACCCTGCTGGGGCAGGCGCCCTACAAGCGGGAACATGTAGCCTCTGAGGCCGTGGATACAGTGTTTTTTCAAGTAGGCGGCTCGAAAATAGAGCTGGTAGCCGGCACCTCGCCTGAGAGTGCCATCACGCGCTACCTGGACAAAAAGCCGGAGGGAATTCACCACGTAGCTTTCGAGGTAGACGACATCCGGGCTGAAATGGCGCGGCTGCGGGCTGAAGGGTTCGTGTTGCTGAACGAGGAGCCCAAGCCCGGTGCCGATAATAAGCTGGTGTGTTTCGTGCATCCTAAGTCAGCGGGTGGCGTGCTCGTGGAGCTGTGCCAGAGTATACAATAG
- a CDS encoding IscS subfamily cysteine desulfurase has product MLKLPIYLDNNATTPLDPRVLEAMMPYLTEVFGNAASRNHPFGWAAEEAVDYAREQIASLINCDPKEIIFTSGATESDNLGIKGVFEMYSQKGNHIITATTEHKAVLDTCKHIEKLGGRVTYLPVNAEGLISLEELEAAMTPETILVTIMYGNNETGTIQPIREIAQIAHKHGALFMTDGTQAVGKVPVDVLADGIDLMAFSAHKMYGPKGVGALYVRRKNPRVKVTAQMDGGGHERGMRSGTLNVPGIVGLGKACELCKQDMAADTARLSAMRDRLEQELLTLEESYVNGSREHRLPHVANISFKYVEGEGLMMGVKDLAVSSGSACTSASLEPSYVLKALGLSDDLAHSSLRFGLSRFTTDEQIDYAINHVKEAVTKLREMSPLWEMFKEGIDLNSIEWAEH; this is encoded by the coding sequence ATGCTCAAGCTACCTATTTACCTCGACAACAACGCTACTACGCCCCTCGACCCGCGCGTCCTGGAGGCCATGATGCCGTACCTGACCGAGGTATTCGGCAACGCCGCTTCGCGCAACCACCCCTTCGGCTGGGCTGCCGAGGAGGCCGTGGATTACGCCCGCGAGCAAATTGCCAGCCTGATTAACTGTGACCCCAAAGAAATTATCTTCACTTCGGGCGCTACTGAATCCGACAACCTCGGCATTAAGGGCGTTTTCGAAATGTACTCGCAGAAGGGCAACCACATCATCACCGCCACCACGGAACACAAAGCCGTTCTCGACACCTGCAAGCATATTGAAAAGCTAGGCGGCCGCGTAACCTACCTGCCCGTTAACGCTGAAGGCCTGATTAGCTTGGAAGAGTTGGAAGCAGCCATGACGCCAGAAACCATTCTGGTGACCATCATGTACGGCAACAACGAAACCGGCACCATTCAGCCCATCCGCGAAATTGCCCAGATTGCCCATAAGCACGGCGCTCTGTTCATGACCGATGGCACTCAGGCAGTTGGCAAAGTTCCGGTGGATGTACTTGCTGACGGCATCGACCTGATGGCTTTTTCGGCCCACAAGATGTACGGCCCTAAAGGAGTAGGTGCGTTGTACGTACGCCGCAAAAACCCGCGCGTGAAGGTAACGGCCCAGATGGACGGTGGCGGTCACGAACGCGGCATGCGTTCGGGCACCCTGAACGTACCCGGTATTGTGGGTCTAGGCAAAGCCTGCGAGCTATGCAAGCAGGATATGGCCGCTGATACCGCTCGTTTGAGCGCCATGCGCGACCGGCTGGAGCAGGAGTTGCTGACTCTAGAGGAAAGCTACGTGAACGGTTCGCGTGAGCACCGCCTACCCCACGTAGCCAACATCTCCTTTAAATATGTAGAAGGCGAAGGCCTGATGATGGGCGTGAAAGACCTAGCTGTGTCTTCGGGCTCTGCCTGCACTTCGGCTTCGTTGGAGCCTTCTTACGTACTGAAGGCCCTAGGCTTGAGCGACGACCTGGCCCATAGCTCCCTGCGCTTTGGCCTGAGCCGCTTCACCACCGACGAGCAAATCGATTACGCCATCAACCACGTAAAAGAAGCCGTTACCAAACTCCGCGAAATGTCGCCCCTATGGGAGATGTTCAAGGAAGGCATTGACCTCAACTCCATTGAGTGGGCTGAACACTAG
- the iscU gene encoding Fe-S cluster assembly scaffold IscU, producing MAYSDKVIDHYSNPRNVGTLDKSKKNVGTGLVGAPECGDVMRLQIEVDETTNTITDAKFKTFGCGSAIASSSLATEWLKGKTVDEALAIDNMEIVEELALPPVKIHCSVLAEDAIKSAINDYRVKNGLPELEMPKSHH from the coding sequence ATGGCTTACTCCGATAAGGTAATCGACCATTACAGCAACCCGCGCAACGTAGGCACGCTGGATAAGAGCAAAAAGAACGTGGGTACTGGGTTGGTTGGTGCTCCCGAGTGCGGCGACGTAATGCGTCTGCAAATCGAGGTAGATGAGACTACCAATACCATCACCGACGCTAAGTTTAAGACTTTCGGCTGCGGTTCAGCCATTGCGTCGTCATCATTGGCTACCGAGTGGCTCAAGGGCAAAACTGTAGATGAGGCCTTGGCCATTGACAACATGGAGATTGTGGAAGAGCTGGCGCTGCCGCCCGTAAAAATTCACTGCTCCGTGCTGGCCGAAGACGCTATCAAATCAGCTATCAACGATTACCGCGTAAAGAACGGTTTGCCGGAGCTGGAGATGCCGAAGTCGCACCACTAA
- a CDS encoding HesB/IscA family protein yields the protein MITVSDKAKEKVEKLMQDAELDTTYRLRASVAGGGCSGLSYKLDFDNEVKPMDQEFEDKGVRVVVDMKSFLYLAGTQLDFSDGLNGKGFFFDNPNASRTCGCGESFSV from the coding sequence ATGATTACCGTTTCTGACAAAGCCAAGGAGAAAGTTGAGAAGCTCATGCAAGATGCTGAACTGGATACTACCTATCGTCTGCGGGCTTCCGTGGCTGGCGGCGGCTGTTCCGGCCTAAGCTACAAGCTTGATTTCGACAATGAAGTCAAGCCCATGGACCAGGAGTTTGAGGACAAAGGCGTACGGGTAGTGGTTGACATGAAGAGCTTCCTGTACCTAGCCGGTACCCAGCTCGATTTCTCGGATGGGCTCAACGGCAAAGGCTTCTTTTTCGATAACCCTAACGCTTCCCGCACCTGTGGTTGTGGGGAGAGTTTTTCGGTGTAA
- a CDS encoding T9SS type A sorting domain-containing protein has protein sequence MSVNVTATSLTDGITVTAPAGFQVSTTANGTYSQTLTLPQTGGAVNTTVFVVFTPTAAQNYVDVVTFASAGATTRNVSVSGVGVLPPATLAVNPTQLSFPSTQAGQVSASQNFTVTGSNLTDVVTVTAPSGFLIRQGTSGSFAQTVTLTPVNNSVNTTLQAQFAPTAAGTYSAAITVATAGNGGASASVTVTGTATAAPTGPFIVVDPSSLDFGTVTSSGSAQTLSFTVNAGNLTAPLVLTASNPNIEFRDATSGGDFAKGSLSIAPSNNTVSPRTIEVRLVQTIATGPFTGNITASSTGATSQVVSITANNATGNNSSINTSGTLQQFSTVPGVASAVQSYRVSGTNLLQDIRVAAPTYFQVSLDPTFAGITTTGNSITVARVGNDVPETTVYVRFLPPGALATTSVILNSSEPAITQGVSVEGTSRPSVALNNAFQEVRNIVINTTSPSQALVINAQRVLQPVIISKALSSNPLNPNNVEQFELSLDNVTFTNSLTLTPNSSTYSINQPIYVRYKPTYLGSGQSTLQFQSNDFENKATQSFDRNALLSGRSIDVEPTMRNVPSVVRGNTTATVTFNLPADYIAQGYGEGRLIVASTQSQFPADTRPADGTGYQTGNQIYGAGDQVAPGFYVVYAGANQSVVVEGLDVGTTYYFYTFEFNNINPNPAVQIQGAENYLSPPVPNTIPGIIAPSPLPVTLVSFDAKVRGSKVALTWVTASELNNKGFEVERSRDGKTFESILSREGKGTTTARTTYTAADEQPLSGTSYYRLKQTDFNGTTSFSSPVVINFLRSGDVTMYPNPVEDQLTIELGGATEGVMVSITDASGRTIRSQKLDATGKLNMGDLKTGTYLVTVGEGDAKVTRRIVKK, from the coding sequence ATGAGCGTAAATGTTACGGCTACTTCACTAACGGATGGTATCACAGTTACTGCTCCTGCTGGTTTCCAAGTGAGCACTACTGCCAATGGTACTTATTCGCAAACGTTGACCTTGCCCCAAACTGGTGGTGCTGTTAATACAACGGTGTTTGTAGTTTTCACCCCAACCGCTGCTCAGAACTACGTTGATGTAGTAACCTTTGCCAGTGCTGGTGCTACTACTCGTAATGTAAGTGTATCGGGTGTGGGTGTATTGCCTCCCGCTACCTTGGCGGTAAATCCTACCCAGCTTTCTTTCCCCAGCACCCAAGCCGGACAAGTTTCTGCTTCGCAAAACTTCACTGTTACGGGTTCTAATCTGACGGACGTTGTTACGGTGACTGCTCCCAGCGGCTTCTTGATTCGTCAGGGAACTTCGGGTAGCTTCGCCCAAACCGTTACACTGACTCCTGTTAACAACTCGGTCAACACTACTCTGCAGGCTCAGTTCGCTCCTACCGCAGCTGGCACTTACAGTGCTGCCATCACAGTAGCTACCGCTGGTAATGGTGGTGCTAGCGCCTCTGTAACAGTAACGGGAACTGCCACGGCTGCTCCTACCGGTCCGTTCATCGTAGTGGATCCTTCCTCACTGGACTTTGGTACCGTTACCAGCAGTGGATCAGCCCAGACGCTTTCATTCACTGTGAATGCTGGTAACCTGACGGCTCCTTTGGTGCTCACAGCTTCTAACCCTAACATCGAATTCCGTGATGCAACCTCTGGCGGCGACTTCGCCAAGGGTAGCCTTAGCATTGCTCCGAGCAACAACACTGTTTCGCCCCGTACTATTGAAGTGAGATTGGTGCAGACTATTGCTACTGGTCCGTTCACTGGTAACATTACTGCCTCTAGCACTGGAGCTACCTCGCAGGTTGTATCTATCACGGCAAACAACGCAACAGGTAACAACTCCTCTATTAACACTTCCGGCACTCTTCAGCAATTCTCAACAGTTCCAGGTGTTGCTTCTGCTGTGCAATCCTACCGCGTGTCGGGTACCAACTTGTTGCAAGACATTCGGGTAGCTGCGCCGACTTACTTCCAAGTATCCTTGGATCCTACGTTTGCTGGTATTACTACTACGGGTAACTCTATTACGGTTGCCCGGGTTGGTAACGACGTTCCTGAAACTACAGTTTACGTTCGTTTCCTGCCCCCAGGCGCCTTGGCTACTACCTCGGTTATTCTGAATTCCAGTGAGCCAGCCATTACCCAGGGTGTTTCGGTAGAAGGCACCAGCCGCCCTTCAGTGGCATTGAACAATGCGTTCCAGGAAGTACGGAACATTGTAATCAACACTACTTCGCCTTCTCAGGCACTGGTTATCAATGCCCAGCGTGTACTGCAGCCAGTAATTATTAGCAAGGCGCTAAGTAGCAACCCGTTGAATCCAAACAACGTCGAGCAGTTCGAGCTTTCGCTGGATAACGTAACCTTTACGAACTCCTTGACGCTGACTCCTAACTCGTCGACGTACAGCATTAACCAGCCCATCTACGTGCGGTACAAGCCAACGTACTTAGGCAGTGGCCAGTCAACGCTCCAATTCCAGAGCAATGACTTTGAGAATAAGGCAACTCAGTCTTTCGACCGTAACGCACTGCTCTCGGGTCGCTCGATTGACGTTGAGCCCACTATGCGTAATGTTCCTTCAGTGGTACGTGGCAACACTACGGCGACTGTAACCTTCAACTTGCCTGCTGACTATATTGCTCAAGGATATGGAGAAGGCCGTCTGATTGTAGCAAGCACTCAGTCGCAATTCCCGGCAGATACGCGGCCAGCTGACGGTACTGGTTACCAGACTGGTAACCAGATTTACGGTGCTGGTGACCAAGTTGCTCCTGGCTTCTATGTAGTGTATGCTGGTGCTAACCAATCAGTAGTAGTAGAAGGGCTGGACGTAGGTACTACCTATTACTTCTACACGTTCGAGTTCAACAATATCAACCCGAACCCAGCTGTACAGATTCAGGGCGCTGAAAACTACCTGTCGCCGCCGGTGCCGAATACCATTCCTGGTATCATTGCTCCTTCGCCGCTGCCCGTTACGCTGGTGTCGTTTGACGCCAAGGTTCGAGGTAGCAAAGTAGCTCTGACTTGGGTTACGGCTTCGGAACTGAACAACAAAGGATTTGAAGTAGAGCGTAGCCGTGATGGTAAGACGTTTGAGTCTATCCTGTCGCGGGAGGGTAAGGGTACTACAACCGCCCGTACTACCTATACTGCCGCTGATGAGCAGCCCCTGAGTGGTACTTCGTACTACCGCCTCAAGCAGACGGATTTTAACGGTACTACCAGCTTCAGCTCACCAGTAGTAATCAACTTCCTCCGTTCCGGCGACGTCACGATGTATCCGAACCCAGTGGAAGATCAGTTGACCATCGAATTGGGTGGCGCTACGGAAGGTGTAATGGTAAGCATCACTGATGCCAGCGGCCGCACGATTCGGAGCCAGAAGCTAGATGCTACCGGCAAGCTGAATATGGGTGACTTGAAAACCGGTACCTACTTGGTAACAGTAGGCGAAGGCGACGCAAAAGTGACGCGTCGTATCGTGAAAAAGTAA
- a CDS encoding carboxypeptidase regulatory-like domain-containing protein gives MFSFLRLATRLLLVLLLSQGLFACEDTTVEPGQNGTLEGVVLDAVNNQPVANAAITTNPATSSYTTDAQGKFAIAGVPLGKYALSIRKTDYKQETVNVQVNQNTPTEVKVILERAAGSNKRPNVPTTPTPTDRATNQPTSVTLRWRSTDPDGKTDTLRNDVILYESGSTDRRQLLSNSRDTTVVASNLKYNTTYFWQVTVRDKAGETVKGDIWSFQTRAQPDNRFLFAREENGNTDVYSSDETGANLLRLTSSPFVETAPQLSPNRDRVAYTSNATGQFQIYTMNRDGSDARQVTLIPVDGYFNQGIGYRWSPDGAQLLYSSYNKLYRINRDGTGLTLLATAPQDRHFRECDWTAQGNRIVVQTVGVSVYDAELYLFNADGSNRTLLVSNLPGRLDSPSFSVDGRRVLYTRDLDGYEDATGRQLNAHIFTQNLDGTGVVDVSAGPGGTSSTSKANGFNDIVPRYAPDGSKIIFAQVNNVNRSTPDVYNVDLDGRNRTRLFQNATLPDWK, from the coding sequence ATGTTTTCGTTTTTACGCCTAGCAACCCGGCTGCTGCTGGTTCTGTTGCTTAGCCAAGGTTTGTTTGCTTGTGAAGATACTACCGTTGAGCCTGGGCAAAATGGTACGTTAGAAGGAGTGGTGCTGGATGCTGTAAACAATCAACCCGTTGCTAACGCCGCTATTACCACCAACCCCGCTACCTCTTCCTACACCACTGATGCTCAGGGAAAATTCGCCATAGCAGGCGTGCCCTTGGGTAAATACGCCCTAAGTATCCGCAAAACGGACTACAAGCAGGAAACGGTAAATGTGCAGGTAAACCAGAATACTCCAACCGAGGTAAAGGTTATCCTGGAGCGGGCGGCCGGGTCGAACAAGCGCCCCAACGTTCCCACTACCCCAACGCCCACCGACCGGGCCACCAACCAGCCCACGTCGGTAACGCTCCGCTGGCGCTCTACTGACCCCGATGGGAAAACAGATACTCTTCGCAACGACGTTATCCTTTACGAAAGCGGCTCCACGGACCGTCGGCAACTGCTGAGTAACTCCCGCGACACGACCGTAGTGGCCAGCAACCTGAAGTACAATACTACCTACTTCTGGCAGGTAACCGTGCGCGACAAAGCCGGCGAAACGGTGAAGGGCGACATCTGGAGCTTCCAAACTAGGGCCCAGCCAGACAACCGCTTTTTGTTTGCCCGGGAGGAAAATGGGAATACCGATGTGTATTCCTCCGATGAAACCGGCGCCAATTTGCTTCGCCTCACCAGTTCGCCCTTCGTTGAAACCGCCCCGCAGCTAAGTCCTAACCGCGACCGGGTAGCCTACACCTCCAACGCAACCGGGCAATTCCAGATTTACACAATGAACCGGGACGGCTCCGATGCGCGCCAGGTAACCCTGATACCTGTGGATGGCTACTTTAACCAAGGAATCGGGTACCGCTGGTCGCCGGACGGGGCGCAGCTATTATATAGTAGTTACAACAAGCTCTACCGGATCAACCGCGACGGTACCGGTCTGACGCTGCTGGCCACGGCGCCCCAAGACCGCCATTTCCGCGAATGTGACTGGACGGCCCAGGGAAACCGTATCGTCGTGCAAACGGTAGGCGTCAGTGTATACGACGCGGAACTCTACCTGTTCAACGCCGATGGCTCGAACCGTACGCTACTCGTCAGCAACTTGCCGGGCCGCCTCGACTCGCCTTCATTCAGCGTAGATGGGCGGCGGGTGCTCTATACCCGGGACTTGGATGGCTACGAAGATGCGACGGGCCGGCAGCTAAACGCGCACATCTTCACGCAAAATCTTGATGGCACCGGAGTAGTGGACGTGTCAGCAGGCCCCGGCGGAACGTCTTCCACGAGCAAGGCGAACGGCTTCAACGACATAGTGCCCCGCTACGCTCCAGATGGCTCAAAGATCATCTTCGCGCAGGTTAACAATGTAAACCGCTCTACGCCCGATGTTTACAACGTAGACCTGGACGGCCGCAACCGCACCCGGTTATTCCAAAATGCCACCCTGCCTGATTGGAAATAG
- the csgH gene encoding curli-like amyloid fiber formation chaperone CsgH: MSMQQTLPAQPEPAPCQARLATHQEGNMLTLIGEGQNNTAHPMRLRYELLTSRQGKAGTSRNAQSGNVTLAPNQKAALSQTSINIAPSDHYQIHLRLFDSQNHVVAHDSLLQ, translated from the coding sequence ATGTCTATGCAACAAACGCTACCTGCTCAACCGGAACCTGCGCCCTGTCAGGCCCGCCTAGCCACCCACCAGGAAGGCAACATGCTGACCCTGATAGGGGAGGGGCAGAACAACACGGCTCACCCCATGCGCCTGCGCTATGAGCTCCTGACCAGCCGCCAGGGCAAAGCCGGTACCTCGCGCAATGCGCAATCTGGTAACGTAACGCTGGCCCCCAACCAAAAAGCTGCTCTATCCCAGACTTCCATCAACATCGCCCCTTCTGATCATTACCAGATTCATCTGCGCCTCTTTGATAGCCAGAACCATGTAGTAGCCCACGACTCGCTGCTACAATAA
- a CDS encoding CsgG/HfaB family protein: MLLVVYRRLLVVLLLSGAVTACAPYFHQPFKVEQARLGAEVQGNQLLRQLPEPRERIVAAVYKFRDQTGQYKPSQNGSSFSTAITQGGTSILLRALEESRWFNPIERENLGNLLNERKIIRSSRAEYQEMTGQRQPALPSLLFAGIILEGGIISYDANLITGGAGLRYFGAGASGQYRQDRVTVYLRAISTSTGEILKTVYTSKTILSQQVDASLFRFVNFKRLLETETGFTYNEPTEMAVKEAIEKSVEALVYEGIQEQLWAPRNEADRKGPALAEYLQEKRENADIDVLGRVQRDRRGRIGLGLSGATIRYNGDFSRPQVRGGGELNLRYQAANPKFSGGINIGRFELGAGDFYRETFNYLELSGQYRLFPRDRFTPYITVGGGVTTRAAGATTQTALGHVLGGIGMEVLPTDRVGISLSVDNHYYLTDQLDQLTLGKYNDSYWALRAGFTFYLGRNKGKVTPAPVR; this comes from the coding sequence ATGTTGCTCGTTGTGTATCGTCGGTTGTTGGTTGTGTTGTTGCTATCCGGAGCCGTTACGGCTTGTGCTCCGTACTTTCATCAGCCCTTTAAAGTAGAGCAGGCCCGGCTGGGGGCCGAGGTACAGGGCAACCAGTTGCTGCGGCAGCTGCCCGAGCCGCGGGAGCGAATTGTAGCCGCAGTGTACAAATTCCGCGACCAAACCGGGCAGTATAAGCCCAGCCAAAATGGCTCGAGCTTTTCCACGGCCATTACCCAGGGCGGCACGAGCATTCTGCTGCGGGCCTTGGAAGAGTCGCGGTGGTTTAACCCTATTGAGCGCGAAAACCTGGGAAATCTGCTGAATGAGCGGAAAATTATTCGCTCTAGCCGGGCTGAGTACCAGGAAATGACGGGCCAGCGCCAGCCGGCTCTGCCTTCCCTGCTGTTTGCCGGTATCATCCTCGAAGGCGGCATCATCTCCTACGATGCTAACCTAATTACCGGGGGCGCGGGTCTGCGCTACTTTGGGGCCGGCGCCTCGGGCCAGTACCGGCAAGACCGGGTGACGGTGTATCTGCGGGCCATCAGCACCAGCACGGGCGAGATTCTCAAGACGGTGTACACTTCCAAAACCATCTTGTCTCAGCAGGTTGACGCTAGCTTGTTTCGCTTTGTGAACTTCAAGCGCCTGCTGGAAACCGAAACCGGCTTCACGTACAATGAGCCCACGGAAATGGCTGTTAAGGAGGCCATTGAAAAATCGGTGGAGGCACTGGTGTACGAGGGAATTCAGGAGCAGCTATGGGCCCCGCGCAATGAGGCCGACCGGAAAGGCCCCGCCCTGGCCGAATACCTGCAAGAAAAGCGGGAAAATGCCGACATAGATGTGCTGGGTCGGGTGCAGCGCGACCGGCGCGGCCGGATTGGCCTGGGCCTGAGCGGGGCTACCATCCGCTACAACGGCGACTTTAGCCGACCCCAGGTGCGGGGCGGCGGCGAGCTAAACCTGCGCTACCAGGCGGCCAACCCCAAGTTCTCAGGAGGCATCAATATCGGCCGCTTCGAGTTAGGCGCCGGCGACTTCTACCGGGAAACCTTTAACTACCTTGAATTGAGCGGGCAGTACCGCCTATTCCCGCGCGACCGGTTCACTCCTTATATAACCGTGGGAGGAGGGGTGACTACCCGCGCGGCTGGCGCTACTACCCAAACGGCGCTAGGGCATGTGCTAGGCGGAATAGGCATGGAGGTGTTGCCCACTGACCGGGTAGGCATAAGCCTAAGCGTTGATAACCACTATTACCTGACCGATCAGCTGGACCAATTAACCCTTGGCAAGTACAACGATTCTTACTGGGCTCTTCGCGCTGGCTTTACTTTCTACCTGGGCCGAAACAAAGGAAAAGTAACACCAGCGCCTGTTCGTTAA
- a CDS encoding curli production assembly/transport component CsgF — translation MTQYLLRVALVVTLALGAHCATGQDLVYEPKNPSFGGGNTFNYAWLLSSAQAQNTIDDPAATVNNPFQQDPLKQFEQNLNQQILGQLAQRLIGNQFGSGGNGQGLQAGNYTVGSYQINVVPSNGGFSIQITDTSTGNQTTVTVPYF, via the coding sequence ATGACTCAGTATCTACTACGAGTAGCCTTGGTAGTAACGCTGGCCTTGGGCGCCCACTGCGCCACGGGTCAAGACCTGGTATATGAACCCAAAAACCCTTCCTTCGGGGGTGGCAACACGTTCAACTACGCTTGGCTGCTCAGCTCGGCGCAAGCCCAGAATACCATTGATGACCCGGCGGCTACCGTGAACAACCCTTTCCAGCAGGATCCGCTCAAACAGTTTGAGCAAAACCTGAACCAGCAGATACTAGGTCAGCTAGCCCAGCGCCTAATTGGCAACCAGTTTGGGAGCGGCGGCAATGGGCAGGGCTTGCAGGCCGGCAACTATACGGTTGGTTCCTACCAGATTAACGTGGTTCCTTCCAACGGAGGCTTCTCCATCCAGATTACCGATACCAGCACGGGTAATCAGACCACGGTAACCGTTCCCTACTTCTAA
- a CDS encoding curli production assembly/transport protein CsgE — protein MGLSCWLLLCLLATRAQAQTPAKPGPKPKVQKESEAAPLSAKKLEEALQLLLKATSDSAQNRQRRQFRPTEIEGLVMDQTITKVGHDFYDEFFTKWEAPAELGDYTIVIREKPARGTSTLISVEVNDNELVELPLQPKAEAIEEMAAYALEVATSFLQQTRNESRQLERGGRAPVELF, from the coding sequence ATGGGGCTCAGTTGTTGGCTTCTGCTCTGCCTGCTAGCTACCCGGGCACAAGCCCAAACTCCGGCTAAGCCTGGCCCCAAGCCCAAAGTTCAGAAAGAATCGGAGGCGGCTCCGCTGTCGGCTAAGAAGCTGGAGGAAGCCCTGCAGCTGCTGCTTAAAGCCACCTCTGACTCGGCCCAAAACCGGCAGCGCCGGCAGTTCCGTCCCACGGAGATTGAAGGGCTGGTGATGGACCAGACCATTACCAAAGTCGGCCACGACTTCTACGATGAGTTCTTTACCAAGTGGGAGGCTCCCGCAGAACTCGGCGACTATACCATCGTGATTCGGGAAAAGCCCGCCCGAGGCACCAGCACACTGATATCGGTTGAGGTGAACGACAACGAATTGGTGGAGCTACCCCTGCAGCCTAAAGCCGAGGCTATTGAAGAAATGGCCGCCTACGCCCTGGAGGTTGCCACCAGCTTTTTACAACAAACCCGCAACGAAAGCCGGCAGCTAGAGCGCGGCGGCCGCGCGCCGGTTGAACTTTTTTAA